The DNA sequence ggtggccgaccaccgtctgacatgcattaaattccttaaaagactaaatcgacgggataactatcacgtgcgtcatggtcgagcccaatgtaaacgtcagcttataatccgatcgagccgttgaaaaatcatatcgtttctcaccacatccttcctgagaaacgaagggactatctgtatacggtcgaaatagatttcggtcttCGTACGATCGATTGAGGTCAAAATATAATAGATCGGagtaagacttcgagatgggttccgaagatggtacaaacaagcttcgagcccgaaggaccgatcaatgtcgagctcgatatcattatcaagctcgaatccaaatcgaactatgatgcaaagtaaagttatcgagcttatgattcagagatcgaccaacactgaccccgaatcaatgcaagaatccgagtcagaatcgagctgaAGTCAAGATCGAAAGCtcagctcgagtcaagaccgaaaagtcgagtcaatatcgagctcatagacaagagccgttgcaatcccactagaggagagaatcctggcaggaattatggaaaaactgatttatcatgggtctcccactatttatttttaattatatctaaagtaagatccctctactataaaggggatggttattatttctgtaaggaccaagtttttgcttacattgtaattcaagcaccctattctcctatagtgaagagttgttcttttaagcttcataaattgattcaacctgttcagtcctaaaaatcatcttctttacaaccttgtttattttgtactctttgcaatccatatttgatatttctatttatctttACTGTTTGTAtaaagttataccacatatccttagaactacatacaaatttaactctatccgtttttcgggtaaacaatatatATCCTTCAAACTTCTAACTCTATGTGTTCTTCTCCTCCTGCTGATAAAAACTCCATGGATTTGGTTCAATCTCCTGAACATCTTTGCTACGTTCGTTGCAACTATTGCAACACTGTTCTTGcggtatttaatttaatttaatttcttattttcttgcaaaacccattttcacacaaagcttTGTATTGCTATATTACAATCATTTTTCTTATGGTAAATTTATATACGGTTTCTTGAAAGGGCAAAAAATAGGAAGGTCAAAAGAAAGCTACTGTGATTGTTTatccttattattattattatgaattTTTATTATAGCAAGAAGAAAGCAAATCTATTTTTTGTCAAATCACATGCTACTAGAACATATACTATACACTTGCTGTTATAGCTATCATTTCTCCGTGATTTTTCAGTTTCAACAATCTTCTTTTTCTCATATGCACACGTGCACTCTCATATATACTTGCTCGCTCAACGGAATCAGAAATTCTAACAAATAAAATCTTAAAAATGCAAGTGTCACACCTAGTATATATTCTAACTGCGGTCTAAAGCATTCTTTGAACCACTTTTGTCATGTCAAAACTCAAAAGGAttcaatattttatatatatacggAAAAAGTTCTTATTACCCTATTTACATagtatagttttttttttttttttccgacTAAGGGGACTCAAGTAAACCGCTTCATTATATTGCATTTAGCTCCGCCACTGCTCCTGAAAGTTCTTGTCTAATTTGGTTTTAGGTTGGAATTCCATACAAGAGGCTGTTGGATACTGTGACAGTGAAATATGGGCATTGCAGCAACCTTTCCTTTTTAAGCACTAGACCTCCACTTCAAGGCCAGTGCTTTGATCACCAACTCACTCTTCAGGTAATTAATTAGGCCACATtatgtttttttgtttttaaatttctGATTTAATCAGTTTTTCGAAGGGGAGTCTTGAAATAACAGTAAAATTGTCTCCGTGTGACTTATAAGTCGCGGATTCAAGATAGTCGTTAATGCTTGCAGTAGGATAAGATGTCTACATTACACCCTTTAGGGTGCGTCCTTTCCCCGGACTCTACGTGAACACAAGATATATGCCTTGTGCACGTGACTGTCCTTTTTTGTTTAATTAGTTTCATAAACAATTGTTGtttatttgttttaattttaaGCAACAGGGTTTGTGTAGTGAGTTCAAGAAGGGCCAGTCTTCAACCTCTGCTTCATCAAGTTCTAGTGATCAATCCATTTCTCCAAAGGCACCCTTTGTTGTAAAacgtataattttttttatattcttatgATTGTTTTGTGACGCAATAATTATAAGCTAATGGAATTACTTAtattatcttctttttctttttacccTTTTTGAAGCTTCTGAGAAGAAACACAGGCTTCCATCTGCCTACAATCGGTTCATGAAGTATCATcagttctattttatttttttccaatAATTATTTGCCTATTTAGATATTTAAAGGGAGTCTTGGAGCAACTATAAAgttcgtgtgacctataggtcacgggttcgggCCGTAAAATAGCCATCAGTGTTTGTATTAGGGTAGACTACTACATCAATACCCTTTAGGGTACGGCTTTTTAGTCTTTGAACCCTACGTGAATGCGAGATATTTTGTGCTCGGGCATCCGTATTCAGTTGTTTGGCGATTATTTTCATAGTCATCATATCATGTTGAATCTTATTAATTAGTATGTTTTTACTTTGAAAGGGAGGAGATACAACGCATCGAAGCTGAAAATCCAGAGATACCACATAGAGAAGCTTTCAGTGCTGCAGCTAAAAACGTGAGTTTCACTAATCCTCTTCTTAAGCTTGAAGCTCAAAATTAACAACAAAGCTTCTATATATTAGCGCTTAACTTTCAATAGTACGAAGATTGTTATGCTATTAGGCCACTGGCCACCTAAAAGGTAATTACATGTACTTGTtcataataaatatataaaattaataaTCTATAAAATAAGGTACTAGCTCCTATTTAATTAGAGGACGGGCTAGAATTTGATGCCTAtgagtcacgacccaaaacctaatccGTCGTggtggcacctatcgtgatactaggcaagccgacattttcaaaacactttcaacatttaacagaaatgaattaagacatttaaaataaccggattttttcataaaaacggggtgaaacccaaaacataagtgcgaaaaatagcccgatatcggggtgtcactgaatcatgagaatctagatatccagtctaatataAACAATGCTTGAGTATCAAtactgaaaagaaagaaaacatagaaggagagacaaggtctgcggacgccaacagctacctcgtagtctccggtactcgatcgcgcacgaactcaacaacctccgtgatcaaacacacctagatctgcacatgaagtgcagggtgtagcatgagtacaaccaactcagcaagtaacagaaataaataaagaactgagaaggtagtgacgagctatacaaatacagtttattttcaataattccaacaaagaatagacatgctttcaaatctggtagttcaagtcaaatcagtttatacagttatagtgcaagtaatccggatataaaatctttcagaaatttcacaacaatgaccgATAGTAattaagtgcatcaacaaatggaaaatatgtacagcctctcagggcaacatacactcaactcgtcacaacagctcaatcactcagctctcagccctcagtactcatactcaataggtacatgcactcactgAGGGTatgcatactccggaggggctcctttcagcccaagcgctatatccgcaagcacaactcacgtgttacacggaaaactcacgtgctatagtatcaatatgtggaaccgcacggacaactcacgtgccatagtatcaatacctcacagacaggccctcggcctcactcagtcattaacctctctagtctctcgggctctcggaaatcataAAGATCGGCCCAAATAAAGATAACctagtgtatcaacaaaaatcaagaagaggctgagatatgatacgcaagtaaaaccattaatgagtacaagacaacaattagcaagtaattcaacaagtacgcgacctctgcgggtcccaacagtaccatcacatagcctaagcataatttctaatATGATCATTTGCAGTTAAATTTCTATAACATATGGAGAGCATATAgttagcaacaagttattcaactttacagtttcacggaatggaccaagtcccaattcctacggtgcacgcccacacgcctgttacctatcatgtgcgtcacctccaaaaatactcgcataatccaataatccagggtttcatactctcaggaccagatttaaaactgctacttacctcaaaccgcacaaaattttactctgcaatgcctttatccctcgaatcaatctccaaatgccccgaatctagccacaagtagaacaatacaatccatataggctaaagggatcaattgcACCAGAAAAGTACTAAATTACAGCCAAATATCCGAAATTGGCCTGAACCCGGCctccaggcccacgtctcgaaatccgacaaaagtcacaaaatccgaaaactcattcactcacgagtccaaccacaccaatttatccaaatccgatgtcagaatcccaatcaaaacccaaaattttgGTTGAAGAATTTCTTCCCAATTTTTtaaacccaaatccaaaatttaatGATGAAACTAATGATAGATTAATgagatataaccaaaatcaagtgtagaattattacccaatcgatatctctgaaaatccctcgaaatctcgtccaaatccgagctcccaaactcaagttttgataaaaatggctaaaccctcatttttgaatctTTATATCTACCCAGttgattccttcttcgcgaacgcggtcaaagcctcgcgttcgcgttgaacAAAAAACTGTTGACCAgaattcctctttcgcgaacgcgggtgacctctcgcgaacgcgtacctttcaCTGTCGGACCCTACGCGAATGCGTgaccctcttcgcgaacgcgtaggcttaaatgCCTGATGCTCTATCTGCCCGTTCCTCTCCGCGAACGCGTAGCCTCAGGGTTCCACATCTTCGTGA is a window from the Nicotiana tomentosiformis chromosome 10, ASM39032v3, whole genome shotgun sequence genome containing:
- the LOC104117685 gene encoding protein CRABS CLAW-like; its protein translation is MDLVQSPEHLCYVRCNYCNTVLAVGIPYKRLLDTVTVKYGHCSNLSFLSTRPPLQGQCFDHQLTLQQQGLCSEFKKGQSSTSASSSSSDQSISPKAPFVVKPSEKKHRLPSAYNRFMKEEIQRIEAENPEIPHREAFSAAAKNVSFTNPLLKLEAQN